In Rhodamnia argentea isolate NSW1041297 chromosome 11, ASM2092103v1, whole genome shotgun sequence, one genomic interval encodes:
- the LOC115736453 gene encoding uncharacterized protein LOC115736453 — protein MSRCFPYPPPGYARNGVRDKALIESIKREVEKAKKERRKERKLEKNEKKKALENGKKALENVGIKDKKKSHKRRNEGKRTQGDQKAGDRDHRKKRKHDTEHFERSNLTEEHGKPVNSLNSTDSTMNSSKKQKQILPPDCGHNPASIIRIRLPLQRHKDPEMLPSGEQPCSAPVRTDLFGHENHEHAPRSSTDQRECPCSTSPSLGEGSASKLGSTEQRPSSGIAETSSRKNGTLSSPSFDDRGLSPSELKYRNLIENWVPPSFGSGCADLDDQEWLFDRKQLNCDGGCKADYDGLTCGSPSPWPRMHYLPEVDMYALPYTVPY, from the exons AGAGAAGTAGAGAAGGcgaagaaagaaaggagaaaagagagaaaactggaaaagaatgaaaagaagaaggCCCTGGAAAATGGAAAGAAGGCCCTGGAAAATGTAGGTATtaaagacaaaaagaagagcCATAAGAGAAGGAACGAGGGCAAGCGGACCCAAGGTGACCAAAAGGCGGGGGACCGAGACCAtcgcaagaaaagaaaacacgaCACTGAACACTTTGAGAGGAGCAACCTCACTGAAGAACACGGGAAACCTGTCAATTCCCTGAATTCTACGGACAGCACAATGAACAGcagcaaaaagcaaaagcaaatctTGCCTCCAGATTGTGGGCATAACCCTG CAAGCATTATTCGGATCCGGTTGCCTCTACAAAGGCACAAAGATCCAGAAATGCTACCCAGCGGGGAACAGCCTTGCTCTGCCCCAGTAAGGACGGATCTCTTTGGTCACGAGAATCATGAACATGCTCCTAGATCTAGTACAGATCAGAGAGAATGTCCCTGCTCAACTTCTCCGAGTTTGGGCGAAGGTTCTGCTTCTAAGCTTGGCTCGACAGAGCAGCGTCCCTCTTCTGGAATAGCTGAAACATCTTCCCGAAAGAATGGGACTTTGTCGTCACCGAGCTTCGATGACCGTGGCCTCTCTCCATCAGAACTAAAATACAGAAATCTGATAGAAAATTGGGTGCCACCCTCATTCGGCAGTGGATGCGCTGATCTTGATGATCAGGAATGGCTTTTCGATAGAAAGCAGCTCAATTGTGATGGTGGATGTAAAGCTGATTACGATGGCTTGACATGCGGGAGCCCGAGCCCATGGCCACGCATGCATTACTTACCAGAGGTTGATATGTATGCTCTACCGTACACTGTGCCCTACTGA